From Camelina sativa cultivar DH55 chromosome 7, Cs, whole genome shotgun sequence, one genomic window encodes:
- the LOC104700820 gene encoding thionin-like isoform X2, whose translation MEGKSVILSVLIMSLVMTQIQVEAKSCCPSTTARNIYNACRLGGASRPVCASLSGCKVVPAKCPNGYHHDILQNSGDAVNEYCKLGCTYSVCAAMDTLQSSDVSEIVSGAVAQCAKACSTFCAKGSSTVVETA comes from the exons ATGGAAGGCAAAAGTGTTATTCTAAGTGTGCTCATAATGAGTTTGGTCATGACACAAATTCAAGTGGAGGCAAAGAGTTGCTGCCCGTCTACGACTGCTAGAAATATCTATAACGCTTGCCGTTTGGGGGGAGCCTCCCGACCAGTGTGTGCATCACTCAGTGGATGCAAAGTTGTTCCTGCTAAATGTCCGAACGGATATCATCATGACATTCTCCAAAACTCAG GTGATGCTGTCAATGAATACTGTAAGTTGGGATGTACATATTCTGTGTGCGCTGCTATGGACACACTCCAAAGCTCTG ATGTGAGTGAAATTGTGAGTGGAGCGGTCGCACAATGTGCAAAGGCATGTTCTACTTTCTGCGCCAAGGGCTCTTCAACTGTTGTTGAGACTGCCTAA
- the LOC104700820 gene encoding thionin-like isoform X1: protein MEGKTVILSVLIMSLVMAQIQVEAKSCCPSTTARNIYNVCRLGGGSQPMCCSLSGCKIVSKCPNGYTHDHTLQNSGDAVNEYCKLGCTYSVCAAMDTLQSSDVSEIVSGAVAQCAKACSTFCAKGSSTVVETA, encoded by the exons ATGGAAGGCAAAACTGTGATTCTAAGTGTTCTCATAATGAGTTTGGTCATGGCACAAATTCAAGTGGAAGCAAAGAGTTGCTGCCCGTCTACGACTGCTAGAAATATCTATAACGTTTGCCGTTTGGGGGGAGGCTCCCAACCAATGTGTTGCTCTCTCAGTGGATGCAAAATCGTTAGCAAATGTCCTAACGGATATACACATGATCACACTCTCCAAAACTCAG GTGATGCTGTCAATGAATACTGTAAGTTGGGATGTACATATTCTGTGTGCGCTGCTATGGACACACTCCAAAGCTCTG ATGTGAGTGAAATTGTGAGTGGAGCGGTCGCACAATGTGCAAAGGCATGTTCTACTTTCTGCGCCAAGGGCTCTTCAACTGTTGTTGAGACTGCCTAA